Proteins encoded within one genomic window of Tolypothrix bouteillei VB521301:
- a CDS encoding DUF4278 domain-containing protein, which yields MQLSYRGSQYNTSHTQLPNPPYFVNAKYRGISYSILKITTVPTQTKSELKYRGVTYLNLPHPKNLVSKPLHPLTLSHQ from the coding sequence ATGCAACTTTCTTATCGCGGTTCTCAATACAACACAAGCCATACCCAATTGCCAAATCCCCCATATTTTGTCAATGCAAAGTATCGAGGCATTAGTTACTCAATTTTGAAGATAACAACAGTTCCAACTCAAACCAAATCTGAATTGAAGTATCGTGGAGTTACCTATCTAAACTTACCGCACCCAAAGAATTTAGTGTCAAAACCGTTGCATCCGTTAACCCTCTCACACCAGTAA